A window of Nicotiana sylvestris chromosome 8, ASM39365v2, whole genome shotgun sequence genomic DNA:
gtcttaggatgctattgatcaactactgatgatgggttttatcttctgtgtattaataccttacatctttctcgtatttcttatatctcttatattgctgttattttattttttatggaatttatgttatgttatggattttacggtattttatgttgttttattatgagtctattgatagtactaatatagtgtctcttgttgcctctttgagccgagggtctcctggaaacagcctctctgccctcggggtagaggtaaggtctgcgtatatattaccctccccagaccccacttgtgagattacactgggttgttgttgttgttgttgtattaccCCGAGTACTTTCGAAGTGGAATTTTAACCACCTTTAGTGATGACATGGCAGAGGAATTGTATTCACCTTCACTAAGGCGCGTGAATGTTTTAAAAATTGACCAAATTTTTTGTTCTTCCTGTTATTTCTCTTTTGTCCCTCAAAATTTTTGTTTGGGTCAACTTCGATGTCTTCCCCTATGTTTCTGACCCTTCGACAAAATTCCAATGGTCCTCGCCGTCAACTTCGTCACCCTACACCGTCTGGCAGCTCCTCCATCTGCACCGCAGCTGAGGAACTCCGCTATTTATTTCAGGAAAATTTTTAATCTGAATCGCGACAGCTCGTTGGAGAGCATCCAAATAGAACATATGATTTACCCGCTTTATAAAATCGGTACCGTTCCATTGCAAGAACGAGTCTAGGATGACTCAATTAGTGCTACTGCTCTAATTCGGAGTATGATTCCCATCCACATTATTCTTACAAAAATTTATTAATTTCACCTCCTCTGGAAATGCAAATTGGTTTTGGTCGGAGAGGATggtgaaaagaaagaaagaagaaaaaagaaagcaaaagtcATACAAAAGCTTAGCCTCACTTCCATGACTATTATGTACCTGAAACTAATGCAAACTAGTGCCACCAACACTAGTGTTTCATCTACAGAAATTTCAATGGCAGACccattttgaaaacaaaactacAGAACGATGAGATAAGCATATTGCAATGATTAGGTAAATTTTTGATCTTCTAATAGAAAGCAGAAGTAAAAACATACTCGCTTTGTTTCAGTTTAcgtgaacttatttcctttttggtccgatccaaaaagaatgaaccctttctaaatttggtaacaatttagctttaacttacaactctacccttaatgagaagcttttataaccacacaaatactctgggccccatttggACTTATTTAGGactacaaattccaaaagtcttcattttttcttaaactccgtgctcagtcaaacaggttcacataaattggaacggagggagtagtatttTCGGATGGAGCAGTGGCGAATCTAGAGGGTAGCGTGCGGGTTCCCGGAAATTAGTAGCTTTTGCACGGCccttgtatatatattaaaaaattcaataaatatctataaatattcGATTATGAACCCAATTGATAATTTAAAATCGTTCtaggaacccataaacttcaaagTCTGGATCCGCCTCTACGGATAGTATCCTCCAATGGGTTGTGACGATTAGAAATCATCACTGCTAAGGAAGGAGAATCAAGAATGTTCAGAGAGTTAGTGAAGTACTGTTAATATTAGTCattgtaattaaagaattgagtttccatttttaatccttaaGTTTAGCTTTTTCCATTTTGGTTCATAGAGAAGGGCTAGGAAGGGTTCTAGAAAATTACAAGCGTCTATTTCTAGTTTGGGGAGTACAATTAGAATAGCTGCATTTTTTATCCTTAAAAGGATAGAATTTGAGTATTGTAAATAGCGTAAGATGATGAATATCAATCTTCTTTTTCTCTAAATCTTCTTATTTCTATGTTAATTTCCTTTATTTTGCTAGAATCGTTACATGGGTCAAAGAGAagcaaaagtttttttttttttttgggggggggggggggtgaggaaTAGGCAAATAAAAATGACATGGAAAATATGTGGTAGCGTGCATGTGCTACACTGCAGATTTAAATCTGGTTTTGGTCTCTTAGGGTGGTCAAAATTCCACTTCGAAAGTACTCGGGGTAATAGATCTCCCGGAAAGTTTGAGCGTGTAACTGAAAATTTCATTATAATTCAGGGGCGATTTTTATGTATTATCCCAAGCATGAGATAATACATAAAATCCCATTGATAATAAATAAAAAGCATTAAACTTGAAACCTTTCAAGTTTCACCATTGATAATTATTATACTATGTGCTATATTATACATGTAATAATAGTATTTTGATGGGACCTTTATTTTTTGGCTTCAATGGCCAAACAAATCCAAAAACTAAAAAACATAAAATTTGAAACCTTTCATATAATTATATAAATTATGTGTTACATATAATAGTAGTGTTTCCGGGCCCTTATTtttgaagaattaacctaaatagttgTTTATCCAATCACTTAAATTAAAATTAGCCCAtgaatgtataatatatatatataacatatgcATAACCATGTATAATCAGTATATAATCGGTGTATACCGGCTAGGAAAAGTAGTGAATCCGGCaggctatttttgtaaagatccctattttttttttgtgcgGCTTCAATGGCCTTACGTTGAAGCCAGCCTTCGTAAGGTACTTGCTGTTAGGAAGGTTAGTGGTGGATGGTGGAAGCTGATCATCTGTCTTATGACCATATCCACTTTCATCCTCAGGCATATGAAATTTGGTTCTTGATCTTTGTTTGGAATTACTATTTTTGTCTCTTTTTCATGACCCAATTTGTTGGTGGGAATTTTACCAAAGAATTGGCCGTCTCTTGCATGGATATGCAGTGAAGATAAGATAGCAATTAGTAGGAAGAGGAAGGAGGTAAGATGCTTGACAAGGAATGCCATGGAAGAGGGATAAAGAGTAAGAGAGATAGATTATATCAATTGTATAATGCCCAAGTGTGTCACATAAAATGGACAAACACTAATATTTTACCCACTAAAACATTACTCAATAACTGAAAACGAAGCACTAATACTGGAACTTATGACATGTTGCTCACATTAACTTAAAACTATTGCAGAATTAAAAAGCTAGTTCAAGGCATGTCCCCTTCTGGTTGGAACTCCTCTTCATTCTCATACTTCACAAAATTAACGTTGTTGTAGTTGCTTAACTCATTGTCAGCATAGGAATTTGCAAATTCCCTTGAATTTTCATATGGATCCCTCACATACTTCTCTGTATTGACATCATAGGAGTATTTCCCATTTTCCAAAAATCTTGTGTCACTCATTCTCTGCTGCTGCACCCTGTGACCATTGTCACCATCGTAGTGGTTATAGTCAAGGGGATAGCTTTGTTCTTGATCGTTGTAGTAACTGTTGCCAACACTGTTGCCAGGGTAATTATTGTTGTAGTTGTAATTGCTACCACCATTGTGGTATTGATTGTGGTTGTAAGTACTGCCACCACTATAGTACTGATTATTGTTGTCTTCGTTGTCATAAGTATTGTGATCACCACTGCAGTATTGGTTGtagttgttattattgttgtcgTCGTTGTTGTTATTAGGATTGTCCTGAGGGACAATAACATAAGCAACAGGGTTGTAATTCTTGGGAAGGTACTTGCTATTAGGAATGTTATTTGTGGGGTTAGTAGTAGAAGGTGAAAGCTGACCTGATTCATGATCATAAACACCATAGCCATTTTCATTTTCAGGTATGAAATTTGGTTCTTGCTCTTTGTTTGGAGTTCCTTCCTTTGTCTCTTTTTCACGACCATTGTTGGTGGTGGAAATTTTGTTGAAGAATTTGTTGTCTCTTGCATGGATTTGCAATGAAGATAAGAGAGTAATTAGGAGGAAGAAAGATAAATGATTGGCAAGAAATGCCATGGAAGATAGCTAAGAGAGTAAGGGAAAGAGAGATGATGTGAATGTGTGTAGTGTTGGTAACATTAATGGTCACTCTCTCTTTATATAGAAATCCTTTTGTCATTTTTAAGTGTGTAAATATCGAGTACAagtaaatattttttgtaatataTATGAGTTCTTCCTAATCATTCCTTAATTTGTTCATACTCTCTACATATTTTATTTACAGATCTCTTATGATATTTTTTACTGATTGTGAAAAGAGTCATATGCTAAAATAACATATGTAATGGACGACAAAACTAATTCTCTTGTTTTTTGacctttttatatttattttaagcCATATTGTGAAAAATCATCCTAATTAGTAATATCGCCATGACCGGAAACTTCGATATGGAAGAAATGATCTCTTACATCCACTTATGACCCTACAAACATCTCTTGTGTTTTATTTACAGATTTTCTATATTACTTTTTACTGATCTTCTGTGAAAAGAATCATATAACTAAAATAACATATGTAATGACTTACAAAACTAATTCTCTTGTATTTTGacctttttatatttatttttaaaaccaTATTGTAAAAACTCATCTCAATTAGTATGTTACGATtcatttccataataggtcatgatgacGCCCAACACCCTTGCCGGGCAAGCCAATGCGGAAAAATACTAAACAAACTTTCGCTCACCTTTACCcaaaaaaatagttgaaataattctttaagttgaaataaaaaTTAGAAATGATTAATAAAATCATAATAATCATACAACCCCAAAATGATATAGTCTAATAATGTGTGTGTCaagacctagtgtcacaagttgtgggcaactagtagaatatacaaaagaatcacactatcctattgtccgaaacagaatagacagcaaaaaAACATAAGAAAGACTTCCTCAGGCTGCTGAACGGCATGGGAGGGAAACAGCTCAACGTAGAAGTCTCGAGTCCGCTCAGGGATGCgtaccagactgatagccagatacacctgcttcagatcctgtacaattaagtacataagtgtagtatgagtacataaacaatatgtacccagtaaatatcccgtctaatctcgaagaagtagagacaagaggccgacttgatacttactagggtcaaataatatgagaagaATTTATAATAAGCACAGATAGCACAATTTATTAACGTTTTATGGCAATGAGTAACAGTTCTTTTTCCAAATAATGTCATGATATCCATTTACATTTTTCAAAGCATATCTGAAGTTCAGTCCACTGAGAAATACTACGCAAAGCATGCGCAAATAACACCGAGGGACGTacggcctgatccaacataaaagtaaagtgtgcactaccgagggtcgaacgactcgaaccatagatgcatctattaccccgctcgctaATCAcacgtgcgacgcggtcaaatataaataagctcatcaacaagcagacaataATATATATATCAGAGGGGTAGTTATTCATAGGAATAtccaaattctcttttaaaagacCAAACAGGATAAGGTTCCTCTACTAGTCTCTTTTACCTTAATCAAAATAATTTATACGAATCCGAATTTAGCATCAAGCTACAAGAATATCATGTAGAGCATgctttgggtcctagactacccggacttaacatagtagtagctatgcacggactctcgtcacctagtgcgtacgtatcCCCCGCATATAAGAACAATTAATTtcattattacacctatggggacaattccctcttacaagattagaaaggagactcacctcgctccaaagtgcacttccaataccaagaacgagtccaagccctcaattcggagtcgaacgatcccaaactagttaaatgaggtaagaactagtcaatataggttccaagatcgaattctagctatttaagcaatttcccaacctttaacacaagtttcctaaaatccgccCCCTGGGCCCActtgcccggattccgaaatttttcgaaggaagttgttctctataatcTAAGGATCGATAaaatatgatttctaatttattccatagcaaatttcgtggttaaatctaacttttactAAAACCCAAGATTTTTGCTCTAACTCCATGATTTCACCTTAatactagtgtttaatctacccaAGACGAAATcattaaactagaaataggtagaacacattacctcaagatgctaggtgaagatcttctctcaaaagctctaaaatcgccaatggaagagtgaaaaagtgataaaaatgacttagaacccgtattaatgAACCTCACTACCTCAACGATTTCTGCATCTGCGTTCCCGCATCTGCGAGaagaggaccgcatctgcgaaaggGGCTAAAATggttgggaccgcttctgcggtcttgaggACGTATCTGCGATGAAAGGACCGATTTTGCGGTCTCACACCTGCGGTCCACCAACCGCAGGTTCGGTTATGACAGAAGTAGTTGCTTCAGCTCTTCTAAAAAATttccacttcactcgagcctcgtccgattgatgctTAGGGCTctcgggccccgcccgaacataccgacaagtctgaaatcacgagaCGGGCCTTCTtgaaccttcggaacacccaaaacaatgctaaatctaggaatcaccccctaaaaccaaatgaatcaaacttatgaacttcaagttcttaattttcctttaacgggccaaaacgcccttaaactactcggattgactccaaattttacaggcaagtcttaaatgatatttcggacctgtaccggacttcggaaccaacatacgagcccgattcctatgaaatcaatcattaattcatttctttaaatccttaaaacttcagattaacaatttctaataaaatattcattactcgggctagggacctcagaattcgattcagggtatacgcccaggtcccatattttttcacggactctccgggaccatcaaatcacgaatccgggtccgtttgctcaaaatattgaccaaagtcaaacttagtcttttTAAGAAAATTCTAAAGAAAcaaatgggcatatttcactccaaactcttccgaATCCCGAACCAACCGTCCCGCAAGTCGAAAATTAGCAAAAGCAAGCACtgaaagttttatttaagggaacgaggTTCTAGAAGGCATAACGACCGGGTGGATCGTTACATAGTAATATCTACATGACCGAAAAATTCGATATGGAGTAAATGATCTCTTATGTCCACTTATAACCCTACAAACATATGTTATTTTTTACTTATCTCTTTTGAAAAGTGtcatataattaaaataacattTGTACTGGACGATAAAATTAATTCTCTTGTATTCTAACCTTTTTATActtattttgtaaaacaaatacACATTTTTGGGTACTTTATTAGAAGTTTAATATCCATGAAGTGTCTATTTCAATCTTTCATCCAAAGTTCAAAGTATTCTCTTATTGGAAAGGAACATGAGATGAAGGGTTTAGTTTGTCTTTGTGTGAGGGTGTGGGATGGTAGAAGCAGACCTTTTGTTCCATGCCATGTTCTTAGAGACTTAGGCTcataaaaagttaaaaaaagtGAATATATCCATATCTTTCCATCTGCTGCAACTGTAAGATGTACGTAGTACGGCAACATAAGGTAAGGTCTAGAGCTACATTCACACATGAGTAGTTATACTATCCACTTTGGTAGATTTTtaatatataaagtatttggGAAGCATCGAATCTTTGTACATGTTTAGACGTATGTGCAGAATTCTGTAATACAGACCGACTTCAAGGTACGATCACTTATGTTGAAGACATAGTTAAGTAAATAAAATGATTACACACTTAAACATGATATCAAAGCAGACAGAGGTCCTAAGTTGATACAAACGAAGTTTATATCCAATTATCCACACTTAGCGGAAAACAGAGTTGGCGGTACGAAGGTGAGAGGCGGATGTAGCACTGGGGCACAGGGTTCATCTGAACCCAGTACTTTCAATACGGAacataaatttatgtgtaaaagtTCACTAAAATTGCAACAAATAGTAGGCCTAAATCCATAATTTTAAGAATGCAACGAGTTTCAACACTAAGAAATTTAAAGATTGAATCCATAAGCTCAAATTGCTCAGGACTCCGAGCATAACTTGAGGAACAGAAAAATGAGATATTACGTCCGTTTCAGTACTCACAGCAAACATTATGACAACAAAAGAATTACAAAAAATGATATTGCGAAAAACTAGGCAACGCTGAAGTATACAAGTCTCTCTTATGGTTTGAATGTTTGATTATATAAGAATGGACAATCAGGTACTATTACCAACATGCTACAAACCAGTTACTATGTATAATCTTTAGCTTAATTTATACTCGCAGTCTAAACAAAATTGATATCATGCATCGCAATTGTTTAGTACTACAAATCTTTGATTCATCTTTAAGGCCCTTGATATACTATTATTGAAAAAGAACCGGTATAACCAAAGGCAAATTTAGGATTTAAATCTTTGATGTTTTTAGCACTAAACTCATACTTCTAAACTTGTGGTTTATAATCTAATATTTGTTGAATTTTTAGTGGTTCCTTGACGTATATATATCCTTATTTACTGTCGAAAATACTGGGTTCAGTTAAACTCATTGTCCAAAAGCTCCA
This region includes:
- the LOC104220288 gene encoding protein E6-like, translating into MAFLANHLSFFLLITLLSSLQIHARDNKFFNKISTTNNGREKETKEGTPNKEQEPNFIPENENGYGVYDHESGQLSPSTTNPTNNIPNSKYLPKNYNPVAYVIVPQDNPNNNNDDNNNNNYNQYCSGDHNTYDNEDNNNQYYSGGSTYNHNQYHNGGSNYNYNNNYPGNSVGNSYYNDQEQSYPLDYNHYDGDNGHRVQQQRMSDTRFLENGKYSYDVNTEKYVRDPYENSREFANSYADNELSNYNNVNFVKYENEEEFQPEGDMP